Genomic segment of Candidatus Thermoplasmatota archaeon:
GAGACGTTAAAATCAGCCAGCTCATAAACCTGTGCTGGGACTTTTTCTGCACCAACAACAACAAGTAGGTTTTTGTTTTCACCTATGCTTTTTATTGATTTATCCAGCTCTTGGCCATACATGGTTAGATGAACCACTACGCCATCCCATTGTTTCATTATTTTCTTGTAGTCAACACCTGACTCTATGATAAAGTTTCCACCGAAACGTTTACAAACAGATTTTATGTTTTTCTCGATATTTACGTCTTTTGTGTCAATAAAGATTTTATCTGCACCGAACGCACGTGCTACAAGAGCTACATGTGTGGTTATGCGTTTATCACGTCCTATCCTATGTCCTATTCTCAGAACTGTTATCATCTGTATCTTTTTCCCAAGGTTTATGTATTAATGATTTTTTGTTGATAAATTTTTTCTAATGAATAATAATCATGAATAGCAATGGTTTTACGAAAAGCATTTATCTGATTTGTTTTATTAGCAGTCTAACAAAAAAAATTTATGAATGGGCTTATAGTCTAGTTGGTTATGACGTCGCCTTCACACGGCGGAGGTCGCCGGTTCAAATCCGGCTAAGCCCATAACCAGTAAAAAATTTATTCTATGTTTACCTTGTATCCTTCACCAGGTTTCTTCTTTTCCTTCCTCTTTATAACAACATCGAGGATACCGTTTTTGTATGTAGCCTTAGTGGTTTTTGGAAGTACGTCACATGGTAGGTTTAGGCGTTTGTGATATTTCCTCTGAGGGTTGTTCACAGTTATCTCTAGCACATCACCAGTGACATGTAAATCTATATCTTC
This window contains:
- a CDS encoding tRNA (cytidine(56)-2'-O)-methyltransferase, whose product is MITVLRIGHRIGRDKRITTHVALVARAFGADKIFIDTKDVNIEKNIKSVCKRFGGNFIIESGVDYKKIMKQWDGVVVHLTMYGQELDKSIKSIGENKNLLVVVGAEKVPAQVYELADFNVSVGNQPHSEVAALAVFLDHYNHGSWLKKKFNGKIEIIPSDRGKKVLSKNRS